The region ATTCCTGATACCATTCCATCATTATACCATAGCGCAAAAAAAAAGGCAAACCGAAAGGTCTGCCAAAAGACATGGTATGCTTCTTATGCTTCCGCGGCTGCCAGGGCCTTTCCCAGCTTCCTGCACTGATTCAATGCATCTTCATCCGGACTCTCCTGGGCAATAACGCCTTCGCCACCCACCACATCAGCTCCCGCATGAGCCATACGTGCCTGCCAGTCGCGCATCCACTCTCCATCACCCCATCCGCAGGAACCAAAGAGACCTATATGCTTACCGGAAGCAAATGCCTCCACCTCTGTCACAAACGGCTCCATCTCGCTCTCTTCCAGAACCTCTGCTCCCATAGCCGGGCATCCCAGGGCAAAAACGCCTGCATCCTTAAGTGCATCTGCCGATATATGGGAGACCTCTGTTACCAGAGCATCCTTTCCTGCCTCCCTGATGCCTTCCGCCACCGCGCTGGCCATAGCCTCCGTGTTGCCTGTCTGCGACCAGAAAACTACCATAATCTGATTCATGTCGTATGTCCTCCTTATATTGTCATTGATTTATATTGCTTCAGATTGTGTATCCTTAAGATTGCATCAATCTTCATACCGCGGGAAATCATATGGATTATGTGCTCACGAGCGTGGCTGTATGCCTGAAATATACGCTTGCACTCAGGAAGATCCGAATAAACCTTCCAGTATCCTATATAGAGGAAATTCTTTCCGTTATTTTCGATAAATCCTGTCACATCCTTTGCAGGATAGCCCAGCAGCAAACCTATCTCATGCGGAAATCCGGCACGGTCTTCCATGTGCTCCTCATATTTGATGGATACAAGACTCAAAATCTCCTCCAAATCCCATCCCCTGTAACCAAACCGTTCCATAAGACCCTTCACCTCCGGCCGGGCCAGATACGCTTCCAGCGCCTGCCTGATATAAAGAAGAAATGTGGTTTTCTCAGATGATTCATATAAAATACAGCAGGACACGGCCGTGTCCTTAAACAATTCCAGAACCGCCGCCCTTTTGGAACGCCCCACTGTCAGCAAATTTGATATCTTCATACCTGTAAGTAAGGGCGCGCACTGCAATGCCACCTGGGTATCCAACTCTTCCGGATTCAGCTTCAACATTAGATGTAAGGTTTCTTTGCTCACGTATTACCTCCGGCTGTCTCAGAATTATTATTTTCAAAATATTCTTCCGAAATATTTTTAGTTAGTTAAAACTAACTTATATATAATATTATCAGACCGAACACGAAATTACAAGAGCTGAAACAGAGAAAATTTCCTGTTTGTCTTGAGTTTTTTTCGTTCCTGCAATATTGAGTTTTTTTCTCTGTCCAAATTTATTGCGAGTTTTTTCCTCATTTAAATTTTGGATGCATTTTTTTTAATTCTGTTATATAATAATCGGATACCCGGACAGGAATCCCCTGTTCGCAAAATCGTATCTCCGAGGTGACGTATGGAATTACTGCAATTACGATATTTTTTGACAGCCGCTGAATACCAGCACATGACAAAGGCGGCCGAACATCTTCAGATAGCCCAGCCAGCCCTCTCTCAGGCCATCCACCGGCTGGAAGCAGAGCTGGGTGTACCGCTCTTTGAGAGGAAAAGCAGAAGTGTGGAACTAAATGAAGCCGGACGTCTTCTTCAAAAGCGGCTGATTCCCATTGTAAGCGCCCTGGACCGGATTCCCGGTGAACTGAGAGCCGACCAATACATGTCCAGCCACACTATCCACTTAAAGCTTCTGGCTGCCTCCACTCTGATTACCAACCGGATTATTGCTTACAGGGCCCTGCGGCCGGATGTGAACTTCCAGCTGTACCAGGCCGAGAACCATGCCGACTATGATTTATGCGTGTCTGCGGTGCGGTCCGACTTAAAAAATACCGATTATGAGGATTACATGGTTATGCTGGAGGAAGACCTGTATCTGGCCGTTCC is a window of Enterocloster clostridioformis DNA encoding:
- a CDS encoding DUF3793 family protein is translated as MSKETLHLMLKLNPEELDTQVALQCAPLLTGMKISNLLTVGRSKRAAVLELFKDTAVSCCILYESSEKTTFLLYIRQALEAYLARPEVKGLMERFGYRGWDLEEILSLVSIKYEEHMEDRAGFPHEIGLLLGYPAKDVTGFIENNGKNFLYIGYWKVYSDLPECKRIFQAYSHAREHIIHMISRGMKIDAILRIHNLKQYKSMTI
- a CDS encoding flavodoxin, which codes for MNQIMVVFWSQTGNTEAMASAVAEGIREAGKDALVTEVSHISADALKDAGVFALGCPAMGAEVLEESEMEPFVTEVEAFASGKHIGLFGSCGWGDGEWMRDWQARMAHAGADVVGGEGVIAQESPDEDALNQCRKLGKALAAAEA
- a CDS encoding LysR family transcriptional regulator, which gives rise to MELLQLRYFLTAAEYQHMTKAAEHLQIAQPALSQAIHRLEAELGVPLFERKSRSVELNEAGRLLQKRLIPIVSALDRIPGELRADQYMSSHTIHLKLLAASTLITNRIIAYRALRPDVNFQLYQAENHADYDLCVSAVRSDLKNTDYEDYMVMLEEDLYLAVPTHSPYGDKDSINLADTRNAGYICLAGSRPIRQICNSYFSEADFVPNVIFESDTTESVRNLIAAGLGIGFWPQYSWGPLGGEWGPMSPHSPVKLLPIKDQVCRRQIILMCSPLGKDNPIVMDFCNFLIQNSKWL